The sequence CTTTGTAGAGCCTGAAGCAGTAAAAAGACTTCATGATGAACTTAACACACTAAGGGTGGAAGAAGAAAAGGAATTGTATATAATTTTATCTAAGCTAACAGTTCAAGTGGAGATGCACCAACAAGAAATCAAAATAATAGTTGAGACCTTAGAAACATACGACTTCCTCTTTGCTAAAGCAAGATATTCTCAAAGTATAAAAGGTAACCCAATTTATATAAATGATTGTAATAAAATCAATATAAAAGAGGGAAGACATCCACTCCTTGGAGATGAAGCAGTACCACTAGACTTCACTATTGGCGATACCTTCAGATCACTTATAATAACAGGACCCAATACAGGGGGGAAAACTGTAGTTCTTAAAACCATAGGGCTTTTAACACTAATGGCTCAAGCTGGCCTACATGTACCTGCCAGTGAAGACAGCCAACTGTCAGTGTTTTTAGATGTTCTTACTGACATAGGTGATGGTCAAAGTATAGAACAATCTTTAAGTACCTTTTCATCCCATATTAGAAACATCATTGGTATACTAGGTTGTGCTGAAAAAGACACCCTAATCCTAATAGATGAGGTCGGTACTGGAACTGATCCTTCTGAAGGATCAGGGTTAGCCATGGCAATACTAGAAGAACTACACAACTCGGGGGCCACAACAGTTGCCACTACCCACTATAGTGAAATAAAAACATTTGCCCAAGAACACCCAGGTTTTGAAAATGGGTCAATGGGTTTTGACATCAGTACCCTTAAACCATTGTATAAACTAAGTATTGGGGTAGCGGGAGAAAGTAACGGGTTTTTAATTGCATTAAGGCTTGGCATGAAAAAAGAACTAGTAAGAAGAGCCCATAATCTAATATATAAAGAAGATAGAGAGTATGATATTGAATTTGAGGAAAGTAATCCCATTGAAGATGAAATTATAAAAAGTCATATGGATTTAGTTAATAGTAAAAACAAGCAACAGTTGTATAAAAAACAGGTAGATAAAGTTACCATAGAACACTCTTTTGACCTAGGAGATAGTGTATATATACCTACAATGGATAGAACTGGCATAATCTGCGAACTGGAAAACAGTAAGGGGGATTTAGGTGTTATGATAATGAAGAAGAAATTTAAAATTAATAAAAAACGCCTAAGGCTTCATATAGAAGCAAAAGAACTGTACCCAGAAGGATATGATCTTGATATAGTTTTTAAATCAAAAGAAAATCGAAAGTTAGACCATGATATGAACAGAAAATACAC comes from Alkalicella caledoniensis and encodes:
- a CDS encoding endonuclease MutS2; this translates as MNEKTLNNLEYYKIIETLKEFAHSSLGKRRVEKLRPQINLEGIKMQIQETTQAKAILNKKSRVPLNGLDGFEKVYVKIGKNNCLNPEDFTAIGELLSGVRQMKTFMREMEVVAPIVSGYVYSMADLSGLQNEILNSIGNGRVLDKASPTLNKIRKKKNVVEERIKAKLQSFLTSSIHSPHLQEKIISTREGRYVIPVKQQYKNSFEGNVLDSSRTGSTLFVEPEAVKRLHDELNTLRVEEEKELYIILSKLTVQVEMHQQEIKIIVETLETYDFLFAKARYSQSIKGNPIYINDCNKINIKEGRHPLLGDEAVPLDFTIGDTFRSLIITGPNTGGKTVVLKTIGLLTLMAQAGLHVPASEDSQLSVFLDVLTDIGDGQSIEQSLSTFSSHIRNIIGILGCAEKDTLILIDEVGTGTDPSEGSGLAMAILEELHNSGATTVATTHYSEIKTFAQEHPGFENGSMGFDISTLKPLYKLSIGVAGESNGFLIALRLGMKKELVRRAHNLIYKEDREYDIEFEESNPIEDEIIKSHMDLVNSKNKQQLYKKQVDKVTIEHSFDLGDSVYIPTMDRTGIICELENSKGDLGVMIMKKKFKINKKRLRLHIEAKELYPEGYDLDIVFKSKENRKLDHDMNRKYTGDTIRIIKEGKEN